The sequence CGTCGTCTCCCCCCGCCCCCCTGTCGGCGATTTGCGAGCTTGAGCGGCGCGCCATCCCTGATGTCGCGCCGCTCTGCATTTGACGTTTCGATAGATCACGGATCGCGTTTATCTGACGCATGGACTCGCGTGCGCCCCGACTCACTCCGCCCCCGCCCTATCGGTGGGCTAGGGAGGCTCTGCGCGTGACAGCCAGGGCCCTGTCACGACTGTGGGGCCGGGACGTGATGCTCTATACCGGCGGCGTTTCGTTCTACGCACTGTTGGCGGCGTTCCCGACCCTTGCCATCGTGATCGGGGTCTACAGCCTGTTCCTGACGCCGGAGCACGCCATCGCCCAGGCCGACGCCATGGCGCGCCTGCTGCCCCAGGGCGCGGCGGACCTCTTCACCAGCGAACTGCTCCGCCTCTCGCACGCGCCGATCCGCATCGTCTCGGCCCAGAGCGGCGTGGCGCTGCTGATCAGCCTTTACGCCGCTCATCGGGGCTTCAAGGCCATGATCGCGGGCCTGTCGCTGATCCACGAGGAGGACGATCCGCACGGCTTCGTCCGCTTCAACCTGATGGCCCTGGTCGCCCTGATCGCCGCGATCGCCCTGGTGGGGGTGCTTTCAGCCACCTTCCTTACGGTGCGGATCCTGGCGACCACCATTCAGGCCAGCCCTTTGAAAGGCGTGCACTGGTTCTACAGCGAGTGGACCTGGGCCTCGCTGGGGGTCAGCCTGGGCATGACCCTGATCTATCGTTTCGCCATGTCGACCAAGCCGGTGGATTGGCGCGGCGCCATAGCCGGCGGGGCGGCGGCGGCGCTGCTTACCCTGTTCGCCTCCTGGGCCAGCGCGGTCTACGCCACCCAGTTCGCTCATTTCGGCGCCACCTACGGCTCGATCGCCGCGGTGGTGGTGCTGCTGGTCTGGCTGTCGTGGAGCGTCAATGCGGTCTTTTTCGGCGGAGCTCTGGCGACGGAGATCGAGCTGATGCTCGAACGCCAACGGCAACGGCTCAAACGGGCTCCGACCACGCCGCCTTCCTCACAACAAACCGCAGCACGCCGCCCTCGGACTCCTGCTTGAGCAAGGGATAGCCAAGGGTCGAGAGCAGATGGGGTATGTCGATCCGCGCCAGAGGATCGTCGGCCAGAAGCTCGACCACGGCGCTCTCCGCAGCAAGCTCCAGCGCGCGGCGCAGGCGCAGGGACGGCACGGGGCAGCGGTGCCCGCGCGCATCGACGACCAGATCGGGCTTTGGCGTCTCGTTCATGCCGGGTCAGCGCGCGCCGAAAGCTTCCGGACCAGTTGCAGGCCGCCGAGCAACCCGCTCATCACAACCAGCGGCCCCAGGCTGTAGATCACGCGGTAGAGGATCAAGGCGGTGGCGGTCTCGTTGGCGCGAGCCATCAGGGCGGAGAGGCCCAGGACGACCGCCTCGAACACCCCGACCCCGCCCGGCACGCCGGTCGCCGCGCTGACCAGCGAGCCCATCACGAACACGGCCAGGAACTCAGGAAAGCCGGCGAGGGTAGGGTGGGGCAGCAGCACGTAGAGCGCCGCGCCGGAGAGCGCCCAGTCGGCCACGCCCGCCAACAGGGCGAAGGCCCGTCCCTCGGCGCTGTGGGCGATGGGCGGGGCGTCGGGCTCGCCGCGCTTCAGCACTACGAACCACAAGACGCCCGGCGCGATCAGGGCAAGGCCGATGACCTCCGTAGTCCAACGCGGCCAGTGGAAAACCTCGGCAAAGGGGCCGGGTCTGGCCATCAGGGCGAGGCCGGCCGTGACTACGCCGCTGAGGCTGACTGCGGCGCCGGCCAGAAGGGCGACGGCGGTGATCGCCTTGGGGCTGAGGCCCCAGGGCGCATAGAGCCGGAGCCGAGTCGCCGTGCCGGTCGCCAGGCTGAAGCCCAGGCTGTTGGAGACGGCGTAGGAAGCGAAGGCGACGCGCCCCGCCCGGTGCCAGGTCAGCCGGTGGCCCAGGCTCTGCAGGGCGAACCATTCAGTGATCGCGAGACAGACATAGCTGGCCGGGGTGAGAACTGCGGCCGTCCAGATCGCGCTGGCCGGCGTGGCGCGCAGGGCCGTCAGAAACAGGGGCCAGGAAAAGTCTTTCAGCACGTGGCGGATCAGCCAGGCGGCGCCAACCAAGGCCGTGATCGAGACCATCGCCTTGCGGACCGGCGATTCCCAGGCGCGGCGGATCAGGCTTTGGCGGTGCGGCTGGCTCACAGCTGGCTGGACGTCCCGAAGCAGGTGAGGTGCGTTCAAGGCAAGCGCGGTCGCAGGATCATCATCGTCCACAGTCGATATCCCAAGCCGTCGCCCCTCGCCATAACGGAAGCCGGCGCCCGAAACGCCGCCGCCGCGCTATAGGAGAGTCGTTTGAAGGCTCTGCGAAGGCGACGATGAGCGATCAAGGACTGATATCCCCGGAAAGTTCCGCCGCCGAACCCCGTCAGGCCGCCCACCCGGCGCCGGTGGCCGGGTCGGTGGCGCTAAGAAACGCCGGCGTTTTCCTGGCCATCGTGGTCGGCGGTTTCACGGTCAAGGTGCTGAACGGCATCCTGACCCCGCTGATCGTCGCGATCTTCATGCTGCTGCTGATCGACGGGGTTTCGCGGGCCATGGAGCGGCGCTTCCCCGCCTGGCCGAACTGGCTGCGCTCGGCGCTGGGGGCGGGTTTCACTGTTGCGGGCTTCACCGGCGTAGTGGCGGTCTGCGTGCACAACGGCGGAGCCTTCGCTACGCAGGTCAAGGTGATGCAGCCCCGCATCGACGCACTTCTGCTCGAGGCGACCGCCAGCTTGCAGATTCCGCCCATGACCGTCACCGACCTGTTCCGCGGCGACAATCCGGCCTCTGCCGTGTCCAAGGTGTTCGGCGCCGCCCGGGGCGTGGTCTCGGAGGCGGTTCTGGTGATGATCTATCTCGGCTTTTTGTCCGCCTCGCGCAGCACCTTTGGCCGCAAGGCCGAGCGGCTGTTCCCCGGCCGGCAGGATCGCGCCCACGCCGAGCGAGTGTTCGGGCGGGTCCGCTATGCCTCGGAGCAGTACATCCTGCTGCAGACGGTCAAGGCCGCGCTGGTGGCGGTCACGGCCTGGGGCCTGATGATGGTGCTGGGGGTCGCAAATCCGCTCTTTATCGCGTTCGTTCTTTTCCTAGCCGCCTTCGTCCCGATCGTCGGCAGCGTAGCGGGATCCATGCTGCCCGCCCTGATGGCGCTTGCCCAGTTCGAATCGCCGGTGCGCCCTCTGATCCTGATGGCGAGCCTGGGCGGGACCATGTTCCTGATCGAGAACGTGCTCCTGCCCAAACTGCAGAGCGACCGTCTGAACCTCGACCCGGTGTTCATCCTGCTGTCGTTGGGATTCTGGGGAATAATGCTGGGCTTGCCGGGCGCGCTGCTCTCGACGCCCCTGACCGTGGTGGTGATGTCGATCGCCGCCGAGTTCAAGGGTACGCGCTGGCTGGCGGTGCTGCTGTCCAAGGACGGCGACCTGGGCCAGCGACTGTAGCCGCGCCTTCGCCCAGGCGGAACGAAGCAGTCGAGCCTTCAGGAGGGGTCGTCGAGGCTGAAGCGGTCGCCGGCCTCGTGATAGGCGAACAGCTCGGCGTAGCGGCCCCAGGTGACCACCGCGGCCAGGGTCTCCTCGGCGTAGTCCTCGGACATGTTGTCCTCCAGCTCATCGCGAAAGCGGCTGGCGGGGGCCTGGTGGCTGGCGCGGTCGTCGAGCACCCGGCGGATGTGGGCGACGAGCGGCACATAGGCCAGCAGGTGCTGGGCGAACAGCTGCTTGCGCTCGTCGACATCGGCGTGTGCGTAGCGGCGGCCATCGGGTGTGAGGCGGATCATGCGCCCGTCGATCTCGGCGAAGCGCATCAATTGCAAGGTTTCGGCGATGGGCAGCAGCTCATCGGCCTCCATGTGGGTGGTCTCTGCCAGGTGGCGCAGGTCGCCCCGGCCTTCGTTCGGCGCGGCCGCGATCGCCTCCATCAGGCCGGCCAGGGTATTGGTCGAGATGTTGGTCAGGGCCATGCTGATGCCCATGCCCGGGAAGTTGCCGTCGCGGATCGGCTGGGCCGGGCTGCGCACGGTCATGCGCGCGTAGATGTCATCCACCAGGGCGCGGAAGGCAGGGTCCAAACGCTTGCGCGGCTGGGGCATGTCGACCTTGATCTCGGCGATCACCCGGCCCGGATTGGACGAGAACACCAGGATGCGGTCGCACATCAGGACCGCCTCCTCGATGTTGTGGGTGACGATCAGGATCGAGCGGATCGGCATCCGCCCTTCGCACCAGAGATCCAGGAGGTCGGTGCGCAGGGTCTCGGCGGTGAGGACGTCGAGGGCTGAGAACGGCTCGTCCATCAGCAGGACCGAGGGCTGCACCACCAGCGCCCGGGCCAAGCCCACCCGCTGGCGCATGCCGCCGGACAACTCCTTGGGATAGGCGTTCTCGAAGCCGTCGAGGCCGATCAGGTCGATGGCCGCCAGGGCGCGCTTGCGCCGCTCCTCGGGCGAGACGCCCTGGGCCTCCAGGCCCAGCTCCACGTTCTGCTGCACGGTCAGCCAGGGGAACAGAGCGAAGCTCTGGAACACCATGGCTACGCCGTGGGCGGAATCTTCGCCGGGCATGTCCTTGATCGTGACCTTGCCCTCCGTGGGACGGATCAGGCCGGCGATGGTGCGCAGCAGCGTCGACTTGCCGGAGCCGGAGCGGCCCAGGAGGCCCACGATCTCGTTGGGGCGCAGGGTCAGGTCGACATCGTCGAGCACCAGAAGGCCCGCGCTGTCGCGCTTGCCGTAGAAGTGCTTTACGCCGCGCACCTCCACCAGGTTGGCTTCGGCCCGTTCGGGAGCGATGAGGGTCATGAGCGAACTCTCAGGTCAGGCGAAGACGGCGCTCGGCATAGCCGTACATCGGCCGCCAAAGCGTGCGGTTCAGAAGGATGACGAAGACGGACATGACGACGATGCCGAGGGCGACCTTCGGATAGTCTCCCGCCGCGGTCGCCTTGGCGATATAGGCGCCGAGGCCGGCCGCTTCCAGGTGGTGGTCGCCCCAGCTGGCGACCTCGGCGACGATGCTGGCGTTCCAGGAGCCGCCCGAGGCGGTGAGGGCGCCGGTGACGTAGTAGGGGAACACCGCAGGCAGCACCACGTCGCGCCACCACTGCCAACGCTTGACGTGGAACATGGCCGCCGCCTCCTTCAGGTCGTTGGGGATTGCGGCCGCGCCGGCGATGACGTTGAACAGGATGTACCACTGGGTGCCGAGGATCATCAGCGGCGAGAGCCAGATGTTCGGATCCAGGCGCCAGGCGACGATCAGGCCGACGGCGATGGGAAACAGCACATTGGCCGGGAAGGCGGCCAGGAACTGAGCGATGGGCTGCACCTTTTCCGACCAGGCGGGACGCAGGCCGATCCAGACGGCGATCGGCACCCAGATCACACTGGCTATGGCGATCAGGATAACTACGCGCAGCAGAGTCAGCACGGCCAGGCCGACCACCACCAAGGCGTCGTGCAGGCTGATGGTCTGGCGCACATAGCCGATCACGCTCCAGGCGCCCCAGAGGGTGACCGCGATGACCAGGCCAACCCAGAGGATGTCGAAGGCGCTGGCCAGGCGCGGGTCCAGCGGGGTGGTCGCCGGAAGCCGTGGCCCGGGAATTCGGGGGAGGGCGCGTACTGGCCAGCGGATCGATATCCGGCGCAGCAGGCGCGTACGGTTCAAGAGATCATAGAACCAGGATTCAGGCCGGTCCTGAGAGGCGGTCTGCTCGAAGCGGAACTTGTCGGCCCAGGCGACGACCGGGCGGAACAGCAGCTGGTCGTAGAGCAGGATCACGACGCCCATGGCCAGGACCGCCCAGATCACGGCCCGGGTGTTCTGCACGCTGATCGCTAGCGCCAGGTAGGAACCGATGCCCGGCAGGGCGACCGTGGTCTTCCCGACCGTGATGGCCTCGGACGCCACCACGAAGAACCAGCCGCCGGACATGGACATCATGGTGTTCCAGACCAGCGCTGGAATGGCGAAGGGCAGCTCAAGCCGCAGGAACTTCTGCCAGCTGGAGAGGCCGAAGCCCTTGGCCACCTCGTCCAGATCCCCCGGCAGGGTGCGCAGCGATTGATAGAAGGAAAAGGCCATGTTCCAGGCCTGGCTGGTGAAGATCGCGAAGATGGCCGCACCCTCGACCCCCAGCTCGCTGCCGGGGAACAGGCCCATGAAGAAGGTCACGGTGAAGGTCAAAAAGCCCAGGATCGGCACCGACTGCAGGATATCCAGCGCCGGGGCGATGATCATCTCGGCCTTGCGGCTGCGGGCGGCGATCGTGCCGGTGACGAAGGTGAACAGCAGCGAGGCGAACAGGGCCGCGAACATGCGCAGTGTGGTGCGCAGGGCGTATTCCGGCAGGCGCGCGGGATCGAGCACAACCGGCTGGACATTGAGCTGGCTCAGCGGCGCATTCATCTGCTGAGCGCCATGCGCCGCCAGCGCCACCACGGCGATCATCAACAGGATCGCGAACACGTCGGCGCGGTTAGGGGCGAACCTGCGGCGCGCATAGCGGGCCAGCAGGGCCGGGTTCAGCCGGTCGGGCGTCAGGAACACCATGCTTTGTCTCGCCGTTCGCCCCAAACGCCTGAACCCGACCGTTCAGCCAAGCTTGGGCCTTCTTTCGCTCGGATGGCGCCGGATGGAGCATTTGTCCATGACGCGGCCATGACAGAGTTGGAAAAACGTCGAGCGCGGAGCAAATTTCCCTGACAGCGCGAGTTTGAGCCCAGGCGCGTCCAGTTCACGCGGCGCTGACTTGCCCCCGCTGCGCCGATGGCCTAGCTGCGACCGCAGGCGACTGGTTTGCGAGGGGCGAGATGGCGGACAGCGGAGAACTGAACCAGGTCCTCGACCTTGAGACCATCGAACTCGACATGTTCCGTGGCCGGACGCCCGATCGCGGAGGGCCGCGCATCTTCGGCGGCCAGGTGGTGGCCCAAGCCCTGGCGGCGGCCTATCGCACGGTGGAAGGCCGGATTTGCCACTCGCTGCACAGCTACTTCATCCGCGCGGGCGACCCCAGTATCCCGATCCTCTACAAGGTCGAGCGCGCCCGCGACGGGGCCAGCTTCACCACCCGCCGCGTGACCGCCATCCAGCACGGCCGGCAAATCTTCAACCTCTCGGCCTCGTTCCAGGTCCCCGAGGCCGGCTTCGAGCACCAGTCGACCATGCCGGGCGCGCCGGACCCGGGCGGCCTGTTGAACGATGAGCAGCTTCGCGCCCTGGAGCCCGAGCCGGGCGACGAGGCGCGCAAGCCCTGGCCGGTGGAAATGCGCCCGATCGATCCCGGTCCGCGCCGCCAGATCGAACCGCGGGAACCGACCTTCCGCTGCTGGTTCCGCGCCCGCGAGGACGTGGGCGACGATGTGGCGACCAACCAGTGCGTCCTGGCCTACGCCTCGGACATGAGCCTTATGGACTCGTCCGTGCGTCCCCACGTGATCGACTGGAACGACCCGAAGTTCCAGGGCGCGAGCCTCGACCATGCCCTCTGGTTCCATCGCCCGTGCCGGTTCAGCGAATGGCACCTCTATGTGCAGGACAGCCCCAGCGCGTCCGGGGCCCGCGGCTTCAATCGTGGCGAGATATACAGCCGCGACGGCGTCCTGGTCGCCTCGGCCACGCAGGAGGCCCTGATCCGCTACCGGAGTTGACGGCGGCCAGGGCCTCGTTGACGCCCTACGATTTCAGCAGCGCCGTCGCCTCGTCCAGGCGCTTGCTGCAGGTGTCCAGAGCATCGGCGGTGCGGCCGATATAGTCTGCGGCCTCGGACCAGCGGCGCCCCTCGATCGCCTCGCGCACCCCGGGCAAGGTCTTGGCGCCGTAGCCGGTCAGGACGCCTGGCGCCGAGATCAGGTTCTTGTACCAGGGCCGGCCGGGCAGGCCGCGCTCGTCCGACAGGCTCTGCTCAAGGCTCTGCAGCATGGCGTTGGCCTTGGCCAGGGCTTCGGGCTTGACGTGGGCGACATCGGCCGCCGCGGCGTCGAAAGCCTTGGCGCTGGCCTTCAGCCGCGCTGTCGCTGCATCAAGTTTGGCGAAGTCGATGGCCGGCACGGGGTCCTCGGCGGCCGGGGCGGCCCAGTGATGGGTCGGGTCATACGCCAGGTCGAAGGCCTTGCTTTCGACCGCGGCGTCCAGCGCCTGGCTACGCTGGCGCATATTGTCCGCCAGCTTGTGCAACTGCTCCAGATTGCCTGCGATCAGGTCCGCCGCTTCGGCATAGCGCAGCGGGTTCAGGTCGGCGTCGGCCGCCCGCATCACCATCCGCCCGCCGGTCTTGGCCATGACCACCCCATAGGCGAAGCCCGGATCGCCGAAGCGCTCGTAGTGTTCGAAGGTGTCATAGAGCGAGTGATAGACCCCGCCCTGGTCGTCTTCGTCGCCATAGGCGATGTCGATCGAGGCTATGCCCAGGTGCTGGACGAAGGGGGTGTAATCCGAGCCTGAGCCCATCGGGCCGATCGCGATCTCGCCGGTCTTGGATTCGTCCTTGGCCGCCTCGCGGATCATCTCGTCGGCGCGGGGGTCGAGGGCGTCGACCTGGATCTTGGCGAACTCCCGGGCCAGGACGCTCTTGCCGGTCTCCGGGTCAGTGACATCGGCGGCGACGCCGGTGGCCAGTTTCCGAGCGGCGTAGCTGGCGTCGAAGTTTACGAAGCCGCGGCCATTGGTGTCGGAATTGATGTAGAGCACCGCCTTGGCCTTCAGCTCGGCGGCGTGCTGCTCGGCCCACTCGGTCGAGCCCAGCAGGCCCGGTTCCTCGCCGTCCCAGCTGGCGTAGACGATGGTCCGCTTGGGCCGCCAGCCGGTCTTGGCCAAGGCGCCCAGCGACTTGGCCTCCTCCATCATGGCGGTCTGGCCGGACAGCGGATCCCAGGCGCCGTAGACCCAGCCGTCGCGGTGGTTGGCGCGGATCACCCACTGGTCGGGAGCCTGGCTGCCCTTCATCACCGCAATCACGTCATAGAGCGGCTTCAGGCTCCAGTCCGCCTCGGTCTTCAGGTGAACCTGAACCCCGTTTCCGCCGACGTGATAGGTGATCGGCAGGGCTCCGCGCCACGCCTTGGGCGCCACCTCGCCGCCCAGGGCCGCCAGGAAGTGCTGGGCGTCGCCATAGGAGATCGGCAGGGCGGGGATCTTCAGGATGGTCTCGGCCTGGCTGATCGGGATGCGCTTGGCGTCCTTGGTCGCGCCTTCGTTCGGGGTCAGCGGGTCGCCGGCGCGGATCGGCATGTCCAGCACCGAGCCGCGCTGGAAGCCTTGGGGCGGGCGCCAGCCGCCCTTGGGATAGGTCTCGCCCGGGCCATAGCCGTCGTCGGCGGGGTCGGAATAGATGATGCAGCCGATCGCCCCGTGCTCCTGGGCCAGCTTCGGCTTCAGGCCGCGCCAGCCGCCGCCGTAGCGGGTGATGACGATCTTGCCCTTGACGCTGACGCCCATGCGCTCCAGCGCCTTGTAGTCCTCGGGCATGCCGTAGTTGGCGTAGACCAGGTCGCCGGTCACGTCGCCGTCGCCCTCGAAGGCCAGCCAGGCGGGCAGGGCGCCCTTCATGTCGACGCTGGAGGTGTCGCCCGGGATCGGGGTTTCCTGCAGGGTCGCGCTGAACGGGTTGGGGCCCAAGAGCTCGAGCGCCTCGCTCTTGGGGGTCGGATAAAGGACCTGGAACTCTTCGATATGGGCGTCCCAGCCCCAGGCCTTGAACTGGGCGAGGGTATATTCCGCGTTGGCCTTGTTGTGGGGCGCGCCGACCTGATTAGGGGCTGCGGCCATCAGCTTCAGGCGCTCGCGGATGGCGTCCGCGGACAGGGCCTGGTCGAACCGGCCCTCCAGCGCGCGCTCAGCCTCGCTCGACTTGTCGGTGAAACCAACCAGAGGCTCGGCCGAGGTCGCCGCTCCGAAAGCCAAGGCCGACAGCGCCGCCGCGCTCACGCCCGCCAATCCACGCATTCCCAACTCCCCGGGCTCTTCGCCCTTTCAACCGTGACTGTTGATCATGTTATCGGTTCCAGCAGCGGGCGAAAGGGGAGATGCGATAGGCTCGCAGGCCCGCCCGCGGCGCGGCGAGCGGGGTTGATGCAGGTCAAGGCGCCACCGGGTGACAGGTTTAGTTTTCGATCGTGGCCGCGAGTTCCGGGCGCCAGTAGGTCGAACCCGCGTCATGCCGCAGTTTGCGGCTTTCCTGTCTTCTCCAACGCGACCCGACAGCATCCCCCCTCGCCGACGGTCGCAAACCTCTAGGCCCGGCCGCCCAGCCGGGCCTCTTCTTTTCAATCAGAACGACGCCGCGCCAGGTCTGCGAACAGCCAGATTGGCCTGAGGCTGGCCGCGGTTGGCTTCGGCGCTGACCACGGTCGTCGAAGCGCTCTCGCGCGTCGCATTCAGCCAAGCCAGCAAGGCGCTCGCGGCCAGGCGGCGGCTGAGGTTGCAGGCGAGGCCGTGGTCGAGGTGGGGGATGATCTGGACCACGGTATTGGGCATGCGCCGAAGGCGGGCGCCGCCCGAGCCGTAATAGGTTCCCAACTCTTCCAGCGATGCATCATTGACCCCCATGATGAAGCAGGACCGTCCGCCGCGGCGGCTGTACAGCTCCATCTGGCGCAGAGGCGCCTGGGGGCCATGCCGCGTGGCCCAGCCGGCGATGCGGCTGCGCAGTCGGCCGAGCAGGGTCAAAAGCACCGCCGGCAGATCCACTCTGTCGACAAAGGCCTGCCTCCAGGCGGACGGGTCGGCCAGGGCCTTCAGATAGGCGCCGGTCGGACGCCCGTTCTTGTAGCGGCCGAAGGTCAAGGTGTCGCCCGCGCGCCAGACCAGCTTGACCGGGCTGACGGCGAAAACGCCGGCTACGTCTGGGTTGCGCCATGCGGCCCGCAGAGCGTGATAGGCGCCGGCGCAGACCCCGAACAGCGTGATATCGGCGTAGCCGCGGGCCTTGAGGAAAGCGACCGCCTTGTCCATCTCCACCTCCCGCGGGGTCTCGAACACATGGCAGCGCAGGTCGGCGCCGAGCGCCGGGCTGTCGCCGAGGCCGGAATAATCGAAGCGAAGCGAAGCCATCCCCTGCCGGGCCAAAGCCAGCGCCGTCCGGGTGGCGAAGCCGCCCACGCCGCTGCGAGGATCGCCTCCGGTGCTGCAGAACACGAGGATCGGGGTGCGGCGCTCCGGCCGCTCGGGCTCGCACAGCACCCCCCAAAGGCCCTCGGCGACCTCGATGACCTGCTCGATCGCGCCGGGCGGCCGGACCTCCGCATTCAGCTGAAGGCCGTCCAGGTCGATCGGCGCTAGGCGATCCCCAGCGAACGTCTCCCCCAACCAGGCGCAGACCCGATCGAACATCGCGATCGGCGGCAGATTGCTGTGGGACTCGGCGAACAGCGCCTTGAAGCCCGGAAAGGGCTCAGCGCGGACGACAGCGCCCGCGGCGTCGAGTTTGGCTGCGTAGCGCCCGACCAGATTGTTCTGGGCGGCGACGAACACCGGGACCTTCGGTGTCGGCAAGGCGGCGAGATCGATTTCTCCGATATGGGCGACAGCCTGAGCCGGAAGGCACAGTTCCCCCGCATCGAACACGCATTCGTCGGGGTCGGAGCGTTCGCCCAGGACCGCTGTGCTGAAGCGCAGCCGGCGCAGCCAAGACCGCCCGTTCAGGACCGGCGCCAGCAGCATCAGCCCGTCGGCTTCCCCAGCGCTCAGGGCGGCCAGCGAAGCGC is a genomic window of Phenylobacterium montanum containing:
- a CDS encoding serine aminopeptidase domain-containing protein yields the protein MGAPRDTGLVVISPIGRDARCAYMPMRLMAEAVADAGFPVLRYDHRGCGDSLDVPDDADAYAAWIEDVKHAVAELRRLTGVRRVVLGGVRLGASLAALSAGEADGLMLLAPVLNGRSWLRRLRFSTAVLGERSDPDECVFDAGELCLPAQAVAHIGEIDLAALPTPKVPVFVAAQNNLVGRYAAKLDAAGAVVRAEPFPGFKALFAESHSNLPPIAMFDRVCAWLGETFAGDRLAPIDLDGLQLNAEVRPPGAIEQVIEVAEGLWGVLCEPERPERRTPILVFCSTGGDPRSGVGGFATRTALALARQGMASLRFDYSGLGDSPALGADLRCHVFETPREVEMDKAVAFLKARGYADITLFGVCAGAYHALRAAWRNPDVAGVFAVSPVKLVWRAGDTLTFGRYKNGRPTGAYLKALADPSAWRQAFVDRVDLPAVLLTLLGRLRSRIAGWATRHGPQAPLRQMELYSRRGGRSCFIMGVNDASLEELGTYYGSGGARLRRMPNTVVQIIPHLDHGLACNLSRRLAASALLAWLNATRESASTTVVSAEANRGQPQANLAVRRPGAASF